GCTACCTCCAGGTTTTTCTGTCCAGACTGAACCACTTCTAGCAACGCGCGTATAGCTAACGTGATTGTACCCTTCTCGGTGCTGACTGCTTCCGGTGTGTACTGTGCCTCGAGAAACTCCCTTACTGTCTTCGCCGAGCGCCCGGTGGCATTTGCCTTCCATTCACAGTACACTCCCGACGGTTCCGTTTGATACAAATGAGGTTTACCGTCGTAATCAAAGCCTCCGATGAGGCATGAGATACCGAACGGCCGGCGTCCATTGCTCTGAGTGTACTTTTGCTTCATCCCAGCAATAAAACGGGTAATGTACTCTAGCGTAACCGGATCTTCGACGTTCAACTTATGCGACTGACATTCTACTTGTGCACGATTGATTAGCACTCTCGCATCGGCAGTGAGTCCGGCAAAAGCCATCACAACATGATGGTCTAGCAGGCATATCTTGCGCACTGTTCGCTCCTCCTGCAATTTAGCTACCGACTTTTTCTCCACACCCAGAACTACGACATCTTTGCCGCGAACTCCGATCTAGAACCAGTAAAGGATAAGAACACTCCAAATAATTACGAGTCATGACGCCGTCTGACAGCCCGGCATGCGGTGAAACACTTACCGCGGTGGATCCTTTGCGGACAGCTTCTTGGGCGTACTCCACCTGCAGCAAGTGGCCATCAGGCGAGAAAACTGTAACAGCACGATCGTATCTGGCCGACATTTTTCAACAGTATTAAGCAAGGATAAAGTAAACTAGCTCTTGAAGTTTCCCGGTTGGTTTAAATTCTTTCTAGCTTGATGCAGTCCACGATGATGTTGCGAATgtgtgttatgtgtgtgtgtagcgccGATATTGACAACTCATTGTTGTGACAGTATTTTGACATAACCAAACTTTTCCCAGATGGCCCACCTCAGGGGCCTTTCTAccttttgaaaatgaaaattgaaattctatTTCCAAGCTTGTAGAGGTTTGTATTTTCTAGTTCACACTTATGGAAATGAAACCTCTCCAATAAACGACAAAAGAAATCCTTTTGTCTATGTTTGTACACTTCAAGCCGACCACAGAATAGGTTTGCCGTGAACACTTTTGAATTCGGGAAGCGATGTGATTTTTATACTGGCAAcactgctttgttttgttgatgcAACAAGCCGCAGCAGCGATAcagaaattaaaattaaaaattaaaaaaagtgttttttccGTGCGATTTTCTTTGCATTACGATCTCAATAATAATGGAGATCTGCCGATTGTGCATGGAGGACACTACTTTGGATCGGTTTAGCGATCttgatgatgaaaatatttatgacaaaatctacGACTGTCTAAAAATTGAGGTAAGTGATTTTTGAAGCCAAATTACTTGATCATTAATGATCGTGTTTTGCAGGTGAATCCGGACGATCAAATTTTACCTTCTACCATATGCTGGAGCTGTGCCAAAATGGTTCGTAAATTTTACCGCTTTCGTCGCGAATGTTGGAAGACTCAGAGGTTGCTGTTGATCCAACTTAGAAGAGAGCAGTCCGTA
The sequence above is a segment of the Anopheles darlingi chromosome 2, idAnoDarlMG_H_01, whole genome shotgun sequence genome. Coding sequences within it:
- the LOC125950569 gene encoding proteasome subunit alpha type-7-1, with protein sequence MSARYDRAVTVFSPDGHLLQVEYAQEAVRKGSTAIGVRGKDVVVLGVEKKSVAKLQEERTVRKICLLDHHVVMAFAGLTADARVLINRAQVECQSHKLNVEDPVTLEYITRFIAGMKQKYTQSNGRRPFGISCLIGGFDYDGKPHLYQTEPSGVYCEWKANATGRSAKTVREFLEAQYTPEAVSTEKGTITLAIRALLEVVQSGQKNLEVAVMRRDKPMTMLDAETIEQYVKTIEAEKEEEAEKKKMKK